Proteins from a genomic interval of Shumkonia mesophila:
- a CDS encoding flagellar biosynthesis regulator FlaF: MADERATWDFERLSSNEEGAFGLSKAAVMLDQARDEQGRLAAALDNNMEVWVAIRTLVNQQDNPLPDETKQNLMKLSQFVTQTTMAQGVEMPPEVLDTFININLQISEGLLESRSGGA, translated from the coding sequence ATGGCAGACGAACGGGCCACGTGGGATTTTGAAAGGTTGTCGTCCAACGAGGAAGGGGCTTTCGGACTGTCGAAGGCCGCGGTCATGCTCGACCAGGCGCGCGACGAGCAGGGCCGGCTTGCCGCCGCCCTGGACAACAACATGGAGGTCTGGGTGGCCATTCGGACCCTGGTCAACCAGCAAGACAATCCGCTGCCCGATGAAACCAAGCAGAACCTGATGAAGTTGAGCCAGTTCGTCACCCAGACGACCATGGCCCAGGGCGTGGAGATGCCGCCCGAGGTCCTCGACACCTTCATCAACATCAATCTGCAGATTTCCGAGGGACTGCTGGAGTCGAGATCCGGCGGCGCCTGA
- the flgK gene encoding flagellar hook-associated protein FlgK, whose translation MSGTITLALRTAQSGLLVNQQALGAISDNIANVNSPGYSRKIVNIEQRVVGGAGAGVQLSELTRVIDEGLVKSLRLETGTYQRLRSQQTYYARIQETFGSPNDNTSISHILNTFVSSIETLAVSPDKTLELSELVRQGQEVALKLQSMSETIQELRVQADAEIAADVREVNNLTAKIADLNDKIIRNKTVTNDVSDLRDQRDQALDELSGLVDIRYFYRGDGDVVVFSSAGRTLVDNVAFEFSHSPASSVTPTTTHAEGDLGGIYLGAPVPGNDVTDELVGGSLGGLVEMRDTILTDMQSQIDELAATLRDTVNQIHNRGATFPGLQSMTGSREFLNTADAANAVNQTIKLDPTGSVDDVAIVLVDGDGNQSAATTLNTIMTGAGFSSRGAGNDWAIADVASTMETWLQANGAAGAKVAVDGTGHFAIELNSTSLNLAFRDQAATANGSALEDAEIGFDADGNGTVDETVKGFANFFGLNDFFVDNAGRNIHESDVMSAGFKSSATTLRFVDGTSTLPLDPGGAGDMTVAIPAGSTLAQIAAAINTNVPNVTASVVPDGSGYRLRIAHDDGRDFAVTETGAGGLLSTLDVHNADVRVAGQIAVRGDIRNSPSLVSRGTVQWDANLGSAGEYYTSVGDDSAIKALAARMSAVNSFDAAGGLGSLQVNFADYGASILGRSASLADNNETDANSQQALTESLQNKSDNIRGVNLDEEMADLIRFEQAYSAAARLIGVIQNMFDALDQAVG comes from the coding sequence ATGTCAGGCACCATCACCCTCGCGCTGCGCACCGCCCAGAGCGGCCTGCTGGTCAATCAGCAAGCCCTGGGCGCGATTTCCGACAACATCGCCAACGTCAATTCGCCTGGCTATTCGCGCAAGATCGTCAACATCGAACAGCGGGTGGTCGGCGGCGCCGGGGCCGGTGTCCAGCTTTCCGAACTGACGCGCGTCATCGACGAGGGGCTGGTCAAGAGCCTGCGCCTGGAAACCGGCACCTATCAGCGCCTCCGGTCCCAGCAGACCTATTACGCGCGCATTCAGGAAACCTTCGGCTCGCCCAACGACAACACCTCCATCAGCCATATCCTCAACACCTTCGTCTCCTCCATCGAAACGCTGGCCGTATCGCCCGACAAGACGCTGGAGCTCAGCGAACTCGTCCGCCAGGGCCAGGAAGTCGCGCTGAAGCTCCAGTCCATGAGCGAGACCATCCAGGAACTGCGGGTTCAGGCCGATGCCGAAATCGCCGCCGATGTCCGCGAGGTCAACAACCTGACGGCCAAGATCGCCGACCTCAACGACAAGATCATCCGCAACAAGACGGTGACCAACGACGTCAGCGACCTGCGCGACCAGCGCGACCAGGCCCTGGACGAGCTGTCCGGCCTCGTCGACATCCGCTACTTCTATCGCGGCGACGGCGACGTGGTGGTGTTCAGCTCGGCCGGCCGCACTCTGGTCGACAACGTCGCCTTCGAGTTCAGCCATTCGCCGGCGAGCTCGGTCACCCCCACCACCACCCATGCCGAGGGCGACCTCGGCGGCATCTACCTCGGCGCCCCCGTGCCCGGCAACGACGTCACCGACGAACTGGTCGGCGGCTCGCTGGGCGGCCTGGTGGAAATGCGCGATACCATCCTCACCGACATGCAGAGCCAGATCGACGAGCTGGCCGCCACGTTGCGCGACACGGTCAATCAGATCCACAACCGCGGCGCCACCTTCCCCGGCCTGCAGTCGATGACCGGCTCCAGGGAGTTTCTCAACACCGCGGACGCCGCCAACGCGGTAAACCAGACCATCAAGCTCGACCCCACGGGCAGCGTCGACGACGTCGCCATCGTGCTGGTCGACGGCGACGGCAACCAGTCGGCGGCGACCACGCTCAACACCATCATGACCGGGGCCGGATTTTCCTCGCGCGGCGCCGGCAACGACTGGGCCATCGCCGATGTCGCGTCCACCATGGAAACCTGGCTGCAGGCCAATGGCGCCGCCGGCGCCAAGGTTGCCGTCGACGGCACCGGACATTTCGCCATCGAGCTCAATTCGACCAGCCTCAACCTCGCCTTCCGCGACCAGGCGGCAACCGCCAACGGCAGCGCGCTCGAAGACGCCGAGATCGGCTTCGACGCCGACGGCAACGGCACCGTCGACGAGACGGTCAAGGGATTTGCCAACTTCTTCGGCCTCAACGACTTCTTCGTGGATAACGCCGGCCGCAACATTCACGAATCCGACGTCATGAGCGCCGGCTTCAAATCGTCCGCCACCACGTTGCGCTTCGTCGACGGTACCTCGACCCTGCCGCTCGATCCCGGCGGCGCCGGCGACATGACGGTGGCCATCCCGGCCGGATCGACGCTGGCCCAGATCGCCGCCGCCATCAACACCAACGTGCCCAACGTAACGGCCTCGGTGGTCCCCGACGGTTCGGGTTACCGCCTGCGCATCGCCCACGACGACGGCCGCGATTTCGCGGTCACCGAAACCGGCGCCGGCGGGCTTCTGTCGACGCTGGACGTGCACAACGCCGACGTCCGGGTGGCCGGGCAGATCGCGGTGCGCGGCGACATCAGGAATTCGCCGTCCCTGGTCAGCCGCGGCACGGTGCAATGGGACGCCAACCTGGGCAGCGCCGGAGAGTATTACACCAGCGTCGGGGACGACAGCGCCATCAAGGCTCTGGCGGCGCGCATGAGTGCCGTCAATTCGTTCGACGCGGCGGGCGGGCTGGGCTCGCTCCAGGTCAACTTCGCCGACTACGGCGCCTCCATCCTCGGGCGCAGCGCCAGCCTGGCCGACAACAACGAAACCGACGCCAATTCGCAACAGGCCCTGACCGAGTCCTTGCAGAACAAGTCCGACAACATCCGCGGCGTCAACCTCGACGAGGAAATGGCCGATCTCATCCGCTTCGAGCAGGCCTACTCGGCCGCGGCCCGTTTGATCGGCGTCATCCAGAACATGTTCGACGCCCTCGACCAAGCCGTCGGATAA
- the neuB gene encoding N-acetylneuraminate synthase, with protein MVGRIAIADRPVGEGAPCFVIAEAGVNHNGQPALAHALIEAAAAAKADAVKFQTFKADRLALASAPKAAYQKRNEPGEESQLAMLRRLELPDDVVGELAVHCRERGILFLSSPFDEESADFLDTLGMAAFKVPSGELTNAPFLRHLAGKGKPLIVSTGMADMAEVKAAVDTIRAAGAPPLALLHCVSAYPADPADCNLGAMAALARAFGVPIGWSDHTTGIDVAIAAVALGATIVEKHFTTDRALPGPDHRASLEPSELAALMTAVRRVESALGSGVKRPAASEADTAGVARKSLVAVRDLAAGTVIAAADLAARRPGTGLPPSRQGDLLGRRLKVDVAAGEQLTLAMVE; from the coding sequence ATGGTAGGGCGCATCGCCATCGCGGATCGTCCCGTCGGCGAGGGGGCGCCCTGTTTCGTCATCGCCGAGGCCGGGGTCAACCACAACGGCCAGCCGGCGCTGGCCCACGCCCTGATCGAGGCGGCGGCCGCCGCCAAGGCCGACGCCGTCAAGTTCCAGACCTTCAAGGCCGACCGCCTGGCGCTCGCCTCGGCCCCCAAGGCGGCCTATCAGAAACGAAACGAGCCGGGCGAGGAAAGCCAGCTGGCCATGCTGCGCCGCCTTGAACTGCCGGATGACGTGGTCGGCGAACTGGCGGTCCATTGCCGCGAGCGGGGCATCCTGTTCCTCTCTTCCCCGTTCGACGAGGAAAGCGCCGATTTCCTGGATACCCTCGGCATGGCCGCCTTCAAGGTGCCGTCGGGAGAACTGACCAACGCGCCGTTCCTGCGCCACCTAGCCGGCAAGGGCAAGCCGCTGATCGTCTCGACCGGCATGGCCGACATGGCGGAAGTGAAGGCCGCCGTCGATACCATCCGCGCCGCTGGGGCGCCGCCTCTGGCGCTGCTCCATTGCGTCAGCGCCTATCCGGCCGATCCCGCCGATTGCAACCTCGGCGCCATGGCAGCGTTGGCGCGGGCCTTCGGCGTGCCCATCGGCTGGTCCGACCACACCACCGGCATCGACGTCGCCATCGCCGCCGTGGCGCTGGGCGCCACCATCGTCGAGAAGCATTTCACCACCGACCGCGCGTTGCCCGGCCCCGACCATCGCGCCTCGCTGGAACCCAGCGAACTGGCGGCCCTGATGACCGCCGTGCGCCGCGTCGAAAGCGCACTGGGCAGCGGCGTCAAGCGGCCCGCCGCCAGCGAGGCCGATACCGCAGGCGTCGCCCGCAAAAGCCTGGTGGCCGTACGCGATCTGGCGGCCGGCACCGTGATCGCCGCCGCCGATCTGGCGGCGCGCCGGCCCGGAACCGGCCTGCCCCCCTCGCGGCAGGGCGACCTGCTGGGCCGCCGGCTCAAGGTCGACGTCGCGGCCGGCGAGCAGCTGACCCTGGCAATGGTCGAGTGA
- a CDS encoding rod-binding protein, which yields MADTILALQAENAMAAGSRTPTPGRGMNLAKAREAAQDFEAFFLGQMLQPMFADLEAEEPFGGGEAESMWRSLQVDEYGKAFARKGGVGIADMVVREMIKMQEGK from the coding sequence ATGGCCGATACCATCCTCGCCCTGCAGGCGGAAAACGCCATGGCCGCCGGCAGCCGGACCCCGACCCCCGGACGCGGCATGAACCTCGCCAAGGCCCGCGAGGCCGCCCAGGACTTCGAGGCGTTTTTCTTGGGCCAGATGTTGCAGCCGATGTTCGCCGACCTCGAAGCCGAGGAGCCGTTCGGCGGCGGCGAGGCGGAATCCATGTGGCGCTCTTTACAGGTCGACGAATACGGCAAGGCCTTCGCCCGCAAGGGCGGCGTCGGCATCGCCGACATGGTGGTGCGCGAAATGATCAAGATGCAGGAAGGAAAGTGA
- a CDS encoding Gfo/Idh/MocA family protein, giving the protein MTEAAIRTPENILIAGLGSIGRRHLQTVRAVLPDARIVILRRPGQALPAGLGAKTALVHDVEAALAAGVDAAIIANPAPFHVATALPLARAGVPLLIEKPLADSPEGLAPLLDACANRHVPLQVGYCLRFDPSLRAMKDALEAGAIGRVLSLNAEVGQYLPDWRPGTDYRQGVSARAALGGGALLELSHEIDYARWLAGEVTAVAAAIGRLGDLEIDVEDSADLLLTFASGARATVHLDMLQRPATRICRIVGSAGTLAWDGIRHQASLHRPDTDGWETLPAPAAGRDDIFQSQFRHFLEAIRTGRPPLIDGNDAARTLSVIAAARRSAAEQRTVRP; this is encoded by the coding sequence GTGACCGAAGCCGCCATCCGCACGCCCGAAAACATCCTGATCGCCGGTCTCGGCAGCATCGGCCGCCGCCACCTTCAGACCGTGCGCGCCGTGCTGCCGGATGCCCGGATCGTCATCCTGCGCCGGCCGGGCCAGGCCCTACCGGCCGGCCTCGGGGCGAAGACGGCGCTGGTCCACGATGTCGAGGCGGCGCTGGCCGCCGGCGTCGATGCCGCCATCATCGCCAACCCCGCCCCCTTCCACGTCGCCACCGCCCTGCCGCTGGCCCGTGCCGGCGTGCCGCTGCTGATCGAGAAGCCGCTGGCCGACAGCCCCGAAGGCCTGGCGCCGCTGCTCGACGCCTGCGCGAACCGGCACGTTCCGCTCCAGGTCGGCTATTGCCTGCGCTTCGATCCGTCGCTGCGCGCCATGAAGGATGCGCTGGAGGCGGGCGCCATCGGGCGCGTGCTGTCGCTCAACGCCGAGGTCGGCCAGTACCTGCCCGACTGGCGGCCCGGCACCGACTATCGCCAGGGAGTGAGCGCAAGGGCCGCGCTGGGTGGCGGCGCGCTGCTGGAGCTGAGCCACGAGATCGACTATGCCCGCTGGCTGGCCGGCGAGGTGACGGCGGTGGCCGCCGCCATCGGCCGCCTGGGCGATCTCGAGATCGACGTCGAGGACAGCGCCGACCTGCTTCTGACCTTCGCCTCGGGGGCCCGGGCCACCGTCCATCTGGACATGCTGCAACGGCCGGCGACGCGCATCTGCCGGATCGTCGGCAGCGCCGGCACGCTGGCGTGGGACGGCATCCGCCACCAGGCCAGCCTGCATAGGCCCGATACCGATGGCTGGGAGACGCTGCCCGCGCCGGCGGCCGGACGGGACGACATCTTCCAAAGCCAGTTCCGCCACTTCCTGGAGGCCATCCGGACCGGGCGGCCGCCGCTGATCGACGGTAACGATGCCGCCCGCACCCTTTCCGTGATCGCCGCGGCCCGCCGGTCGGCCGCCGAGCAAAGGACCGTCCGCCCATGA
- a CDS encoding flagellar basal body P-ring protein FlgI, with protein sequence MNTTHPLTLSTDRFRTSLRALATAAVSLLILTVAATTAHGASRVKDIVTFEGIRQNMLVGYGLVVGLDGSGDSLKDGHFTKQSLLAMLNRLGVKPTESGLSSENVAAVLVTASLPAFARQGTQIDVTVSSLGDAESLSGGTLLVTPLLGADGEVYAVAQGQVAVGGFKAAGQAQSVTQGVPTSGRIAGGGVVEREVGFEMAAMDTVELNLRNPDLTTARRVADAVNAFLGTNAAGATDPSTVKVNVPKNYGTRVVDLLTDIEQLRIEPDQLARVVIDERSGVIVMGENVRISTVAIAQGNLTIRITETPQVSQPGPFAEAGETVTVPRTEIDVDTGADRRLAVLSPGVSLQELVNGLNALGIGPRDMITILQAIKAAGALQAQIEVM encoded by the coding sequence ATGAACACCACGCACCCTCTGACGCTCTCCACCGACCGCTTCCGGACGAGCCTGCGCGCCTTGGCCACCGCCGCCGTCAGCCTGTTGATCCTGACCGTCGCGGCGACCACCGCCCACGGCGCGTCGCGGGTCAAGGACATCGTCACCTTCGAGGGCATCCGCCAGAACATGCTGGTCGGCTACGGCCTGGTGGTCGGCCTCGACGGATCGGGCGACAGCCTGAAGGACGGCCATTTCACCAAGCAGAGCCTGCTGGCCATGCTCAACCGCCTCGGCGTCAAGCCGACGGAGTCGGGACTGAGCTCCGAGAACGTTGCCGCCGTGCTGGTGACCGCCAGCCTGCCGGCGTTCGCCCGCCAGGGCACCCAGATCGACGTCACCGTGAGCTCGTTGGGCGACGCCGAGAGCCTGTCGGGCGGCACCCTGCTGGTCACCCCGCTGCTGGGCGCCGACGGCGAGGTCTACGCCGTCGCGCAGGGCCAGGTCGCGGTGGGCGGCTTCAAGGCGGCCGGCCAGGCGCAATCGGTGACGCAGGGCGTGCCGACCAGCGGGCGCATCGCCGGAGGCGGCGTCGTCGAGCGCGAGGTCGGCTTCGAGATGGCCGCCATGGACACCGTCGAGCTCAACCTTCGCAATCCCGATCTCACCACCGCCCGGCGGGTCGCCGACGCCGTCAACGCCTTCCTCGGCACCAATGCCGCCGGCGCCACCGACCCCAGCACCGTCAAGGTGAACGTGCCCAAGAATTACGGCACGCGGGTGGTCGACCTCTTGACCGACATCGAACAGTTGCGCATCGAGCCCGATCAGCTGGCGCGCGTCGTCATCGACGAACGCTCCGGCGTCATCGTCATGGGCGAGAACGTGCGCATCAGCACCGTCGCCATCGCCCAGGGCAACCTGACCATCCGCATCACCGAGACGCCGCAGGTGTCGCAGCCGGGCCCCTTCGCCGAAGCCGGCGAGACGGTCACCGTGCCGCGCACCGAAATCGACGTCGACACGGGCGCCGACCGCCGGCTGGCCGTCCTCTCGCCCGGCGTCAGCCTTCAGGAACTGGTCAATGGCCTGAATGCGCTGGGCATCGGCCCGCGCGACATGATCACCATCCTGCAGGCCATCAAGGCGGCCGGGGCCCTGCAGGCCCAGATCGAGGTGATGTGA
- the neuC gene encoding UDP-N-acetylglucosamine 2-epimerase: protein MTRRIAVVTTTRADFGIYRPLLKRLAGDAGVTLQVIAGGMHLRAEFGMTIEEIGEAGFAVAARVDLLTGDDSPAGVAEAMARATRGFAEAYAALAPDIVVILGDRFEMHAAAVAAQPLRIPLAHLHGGELTLGALDDSFRHSMTKLAHLHFVATETFRRRVLQMGEEPWRVVVCGALGLDNLTDTPALAAAELEARVGLPLTPAPLLVTFHPETRDAMPVAEQAGALLEALDAAGLPVVFTAPNADAGGREIRRLIETYVAAHPLTRLVDSLGTPGYFALMGKAAAMVGNSSSGIIEAASFGLPVVNIGERQQGRPRAANVIDVPRQADAILAGIRKATSKAFRASLAGLRNPYAVDRPAGEIIHRALTSVPLGDVLVKKGFVDLPPA from the coding sequence ATGACCCGCCGCATCGCCGTCGTCACCACCACCCGGGCCGATTTCGGCATTTACCGCCCGCTGCTCAAGCGGCTGGCCGGGGACGCCGGGGTCACCCTGCAAGTGATCGCCGGAGGCATGCACCTTAGGGCCGAATTCGGCATGACGATCGAAGAGATCGGGGAAGCCGGCTTCGCCGTCGCCGCCCGCGTCGACCTGCTGACCGGCGACGACAGCCCGGCGGGTGTCGCCGAGGCCATGGCGCGGGCCACCCGGGGCTTCGCCGAAGCGTATGCGGCGCTGGCCCCCGACATCGTCGTCATCCTCGGCGACCGCTTCGAGATGCACGCCGCGGCGGTGGCGGCGCAACCGTTGCGCATTCCGCTGGCCCACCTGCACGGCGGCGAGTTGACGCTGGGGGCGCTCGACGATTCCTTCCGCCATTCGATGACCAAGCTCGCCCACCTGCATTTCGTCGCCACCGAAACGTTCCGCCGCCGGGTCCTGCAGATGGGCGAGGAACCATGGCGCGTCGTCGTCTGCGGGGCGCTGGGCCTGGATAACCTCACCGACACCCCGGCGCTGGCGGCGGCCGAACTGGAAGCCCGCGTCGGGCTGCCCCTGACGCCGGCCCCGCTGCTGGTCACCTTCCACCCGGAGACCCGGGACGCAATGCCCGTAGCCGAACAGGCCGGGGCGTTGCTGGAGGCGCTCGATGCCGCCGGCCTTCCCGTCGTCTTCACGGCCCCTAACGCCGATGCCGGTGGGCGCGAGATCCGCCGCCTGATCGAAACGTACGTGGCGGCCCACCCCCTCACCCGCCTGGTCGACAGCCTGGGAACCCCGGGCTACTTCGCGCTGATGGGAAAAGCCGCCGCCATGGTCGGCAATTCATCGAGCGGCATCATCGAGGCGGCGTCGTTCGGCCTGCCGGTCGTCAACATTGGCGAGCGCCAGCAGGGCCGGCCGCGCGCCGCCAACGTCATCGACGTCCCCCGCCAGGCCGACGCCATCCTGGCCGGCATCCGCAAGGCGACGTCGAAAGCCTTCCGGGCCTCCCTGGCTGGGCTCAGGAACCCTTATGCCGTCGACCGCCCGGCCGGCGAGATCATCCACCGCGCCCTGACGTCGGTGCCCTTGGGCGACGTCCTGGTGAAAAAGGGCTTCGTCGACCTGCCCCCGGCGTGA
- a CDS encoding class I SAM-dependent methyltransferase, which translates to MYLCSCTREQLLSLFPKDGVVAEIGTAEGAFARSILDAAKPRLLHLIDPWEHFAEGAYTADFSNVSAERQDARHQDVLKKFAAEIADGQVVVHRATSAAALADFADGEFDWIYVDGLHTEEGVHADLTAYAAKLKPHGFISGHDYTNNPLADRQGFGVIEAVNRFAVETDFRLILITREAFPTYVLARAGAGVDRLIGGLFFSGAVVTAIEGYPETGTFIHRFYEVGDRRGLVPVFTMSSGTKGDKSGSGET; encoded by the coding sequence ATGTATCTGTGCTCCTGCACTCGCGAGCAACTATTGAGCCTCTTTCCCAAAGATGGCGTGGTGGCCGAGATCGGTACCGCCGAGGGGGCTTTCGCCCGCTCGATCCTCGACGCCGCAAAGCCCCGCCTTCTCCACCTGATCGACCCTTGGGAACACTTTGCCGAGGGCGCATATACGGCGGATTTCAGCAACGTATCGGCCGAGCGCCAGGATGCTCGCCATCAGGACGTGCTGAAGAAGTTCGCGGCCGAAATCGCCGACGGGCAGGTCGTCGTACACCGCGCCACCTCGGCGGCGGCACTGGCCGATTTCGCCGATGGCGAATTCGATTGGATCTACGTCGACGGCCTGCATACGGAGGAGGGCGTCCACGCCGACCTCACCGCCTACGCCGCAAAGCTCAAGCCGCACGGGTTCATTTCGGGCCACGACTACACCAACAATCCGTTGGCCGATCGGCAGGGATTCGGAGTCATCGAGGCCGTCAATCGCTTCGCCGTCGAAACCGATTTCCGCCTGATCCTGATCACCCGTGAGGCCTTTCCGACCTACGTGCTGGCGCGTGCCGGGGCAGGGGTCGATCGTCTCATCGGTGGCCTGTTCTTCAGCGGTGCTGTGGTGACGGCGATCGAGGGCTATCCCGAAACCGGCACCTTCATCCATCGTTTCTACGAAGTGGGCGACCGACGGGGCCTGGTGCCGGTTTTCACGATGTCTTCCGGGACCAAGGGCGATAAATCCGGCAGCGGCGAGACGTGA
- a CDS encoding SDR family oxidoreductase: protein MASDRDIKDLMALTGRVALVTGGAGHIGRAVAAGLAELGAAVALTDREGDACAAAARALAERHSARTLGLAADLADEAAVKALPGKVAAELGGLDIIVNSAAFVGDSKLTGWAVPFEEQSPQTWRAALEVNLTAVFVLVQAAKPWLERSGRGSVVNIASIYGMVGPDLGLYEGTRMGNPAAYGAAKGGLLQLTRWLACVMAPKVRVNAVTPGGVQRGQSETFVGRYEARTPLGRMGTEEDMKGAVAYLAGDLSAYVTGQNVVVDGGWTAW, encoded by the coding sequence ATGGCAAGTGACCGCGATATCAAAGATCTGATGGCGCTCACCGGCCGCGTCGCGCTGGTGACCGGCGGGGCCGGCCACATCGGCCGCGCGGTGGCGGCGGGGCTGGCCGAACTGGGCGCCGCCGTGGCGCTGACCGACCGCGAAGGCGATGCCTGCGCGGCGGCGGCGCGGGCGCTTGCCGAACGCCATTCCGCCCGAACCCTTGGCCTCGCCGCCGATCTCGCCGACGAGGCGGCGGTCAAGGCGCTGCCCGGGAAAGTCGCCGCCGAGCTGGGCGGGCTGGACATCATCGTCAACTCGGCCGCCTTCGTCGGCGACAGCAAGTTGACCGGCTGGGCCGTCCCCTTCGAGGAGCAGTCGCCGCAAACCTGGCGGGCGGCGCTGGAAGTCAACCTGACGGCGGTCTTCGTGCTGGTGCAGGCGGCCAAGCCGTGGCTGGAAAGATCGGGCCGGGGATCGGTCGTCAACATCGCCTCCATCTACGGCATGGTCGGGCCCGACCTCGGCCTCTACGAGGGCACCCGCATGGGCAACCCCGCCGCCTATGGCGCCGCCAAGGGCGGACTTTTGCAGCTGACCCGCTGGCTGGCCTGCGTGATGGCCCCCAAGGTCCGGGTCAACGCCGTCACCCCGGGCGGCGTCCAGCGCGGCCAGTCGGAAACCTTCGTCGGCCGCTACGAGGCCCGCACGCCCTTGGGCCGCATGGGTACCGAAGAGGACATGAAGGGCGCCGTCGCCTATCTGGCGGGAGATCTTTCGGCCTACGTGACCGGCCAGAACGTCGTCGTCGACGGCGGATGGACGGCATGGTAG
- a CDS encoding acetyltransferase has translation MTGRKQASQIDAPRWPVSAGTSGCVILGAGGHARVVLDALVALSHWPRLAFLDRDPALRGRQISGVPVVGDDGDLVHARANGFTHFIVGVGGVGDNAPRLTLFEKGLASGLEPTTVLHPAARLAASSAIGGGTAVLAGVIVNPNAAIGRNVVLNTGCIVEHDCRIGDHAQVSPGAIVLGGVSVGRLAYIGAGAVLIQGVRIGEGAVVGAGAVVLGDVPDGARAVGVPAVSTPRR, from the coding sequence ATGACAGGCAGGAAGCAAGCAAGCCAGATCGACGCGCCGCGGTGGCCGGTATCCGCCGGCACCTCCGGCTGCGTCATCCTGGGGGCCGGCGGCCACGCCCGGGTCGTCCTCGACGCCCTGGTTGCCCTATCCCACTGGCCGCGCCTGGCCTTTCTCGATCGCGATCCCGCCCTGCGGGGCCGCCAGATTTCCGGCGTGCCGGTGGTGGGCGACGATGGCGATCTTGTCCATGCCCGCGCCAACGGCTTCACCCATTTCATCGTCGGCGTCGGCGGTGTCGGCGACAACGCCCCCCGCCTGACGCTTTTCGAGAAGGGCCTGGCATCGGGGCTTGAGCCGACCACGGTCCTCCATCCGGCGGCCCGTCTGGCGGCGTCGAGCGCCATCGGGGGCGGCACGGCCGTGCTGGCCGGCGTCATCGTCAATCCCAATGCCGCCATCGGACGGAACGTCGTGCTCAACACCGGCTGCATCGTCGAACACGACTGCCGGATCGGCGACCATGCCCAGGTGTCGCCCGGCGCCATCGTGCTGGGCGGGGTATCCGTCGGCCGCCTGGCCTACATCGGGGCGGGCGCCGTGCTGATCCAGGGGGTACGGATCGGCGAAGGCGCCGTCGTCGGCGCCGGCGCCGTGGTCCTGGGCGACGTCCCCGACGGCGCCCGGGCCGTTGGCGTCCCCGCCGTCTCGACGCCGCGCCGCTAA
- a CDS encoding acylneuraminate cytidylyltransferase family protein: MSENVVAFIFARGGSKGFPGKNIAPLDGKPLIAHAILAARAARSVGRVVVSTDDEKIAAAGRQWGAEVPFMRPPELAGDRSPEWLAWRHAIDAIDAGPGPKVDVFVSVPTTAPLRQPADIDACVARFREGDVDVVMTVTPAARNPYFNMVTVDGERHAHLVIPPDKTVHTRQTAPAVFDITTVCYVVSPAFLRRADGLFAGRVGVIEVPAERAVDIDTALDLKVAETLWGARTDGK, translated from the coding sequence ATGAGCGAAAACGTCGTCGCCTTCATCTTCGCGCGCGGGGGCTCGAAAGGCTTTCCCGGCAAAAACATCGCGCCGCTCGACGGCAAGCCGCTGATCGCGCATGCCATCCTGGCGGCCCGCGCCGCCCGTTCGGTGGGACGGGTCGTGGTGTCGACCGATGACGAAAAGATCGCCGCCGCCGGCCGCCAATGGGGCGCCGAAGTGCCGTTCATGCGCCCGCCCGAACTGGCCGGCGACCGCTCGCCGGAATGGCTGGCCTGGCGTCACGCCATCGATGCCATCGATGCCGGCCCGGGGCCCAAGGTCGACGTCTTCGTCAGCGTGCCGACGACGGCGCCCTTGCGCCAGCCCGCCGACATCGACGCCTGCGTGGCACGCTTCAGGGAAGGCGACGTCGACGTGGTGATGACGGTGACGCCGGCGGCGCGCAATCCCTACTTCAACATGGTGACGGTCGACGGCGAGCGGCACGCCCACCTCGTCATCCCGCCGGACAAGACCGTGCACACGCGGCAGACCGCACCGGCCGTTTTCGACATCACCACGGTGTGCTACGTGGTCAGCCCCGCCTTCTTGAGAAGGGCCGACGGCCTGTTCGCCGGACGGGTCGGCGTCATCGAGGTGCCGGCGGAACGGGCCGTCGACATCGACACCGCGCTCGATCTCAAGGTGGCGGAAACGTTGTGGGGGGCCAGAACCGATGGCAAGTGA